The window AGGAAAACAGGCAGCTTGGCGCCGCAGGCCATGAAGGGCGCGGTCAGCAGCGTTGCCAGCTTTTCCTTGGGGCTGCGCAGGGTACGCGAGGCCATGACGCCGGGCACGGCGCAACCACCGGCAATACCGCCGGAAACAATGAAGGGCATGACAGAACAACCGTGCAGGCCGAAGAAGCGGAACACGCGGTCGAGCATGTAGGCGATTCGGGCCATGTAGCCGGAGTCTTCCAGAAACGCGATCTGCATGAACATGAGCATGATCAGCGGCACAAAGCCCATGACACCGCCCACGCCGTCGATGACGCCGGAAACGATAAGGGACTTGAGCATGCCGTCCGGCAGGATGTTCGATACGGCTTCATTCAGCCAGCCGAAGAAGGCTTCCACCCACCCCATGGGAATCTCGCCGATGCTGAAGGTCACCTGATAGATGAGGAACAGCATGCCGAGCATGATGAGCGGGCCGAACATGCGGTGCGTGAGCACTTGGTCGATCTTGTCGGAAACGGCAAGACGGTCTTCCAGCGCATCAAGGCGGGACACAACGCCCTGACGCAGGATGGAGGAAATGTAGCCGTAGCGGTAGTCAGCGATAACCGCTTCGGGATAGGTTTTCAGGGTCGCCTCAAGGTGCTCGGCCACTTCCCTAGCGCGGGCTTCCAGCTCTGCGGCCACAGCCCCTAAGGGGCGGCCGATGCGCTGAATTTCCTCATCGTTCTCAAGATACTTGATGGCCACCCAACGGGCGGGATAGCGGTCGGTGAGGAACTGTTCGCGGTTGATCAGGGCCACCATCTCTTCCAGCACCGGATCAAGGTCCGGACCATAGGAAATGGTCAGCGGCTCCCACGGTTTGCCCGCCTGCCTGTCGGCATTGGCCACGGCAGTCAGCATGAGGGATTCTATGCCCTCGCCGGTACGGGCCACGGTTTCAACCACGGGCACGCCCAGCAGGGACTGCAGCTTGCGGGCATCGATGCGGATGCCCTGCTTTCTTGCCTCGTCCATCATGTTCAGGGCGATGGTGAGGGGGGCACCCATTTCCATGAGCTGCACGGCCAGATACAGGTTACGCTCAAGCGCGCCTGCGTTGGCCACGTCTATGACCATGTCGGGGCGTTCATCGGCCACAACACTGCGGGCGACAACCTCTTCCATGGTGTATGCAGTCAGTGAGTACGTGCCGGGCAGGTCGATGACCTGTACTTCACGCCCGTCCACAAACGCGGAACCCTGCTTCTTGTCTACGGTGATACCGGGATAGTTGCCCACATGCTGACGGGCACCGGTGATGGCATTGAACGCGGTGGTCTTGCCGGAGTTGGGGTTACCGGCAAGTGCAACGGTTAACTTTCTGGACATTATATACTTCCTGTCTTCCCTAGGCGGATCAGGTTACAGCAGTTCAACGGTAATGTAGTCGGCCTCGTTGTTACGCAGCGAAAGGGTGAACCCTATAAGCCGCAATGCCACGGGGTCACGCAGGGGAGCACGACCGGTGATTTCGATCTCCGCTCCGGAGATGAGCCCCATGTCGCGAATTCTGCGTCCCAGTTCACCGGACGCGGTTACGCTGTGAATCTTTGCCTTCTGCCCTACCTTGAGTTCCCGAAGAGGGAGAATAATGGACATACTGTCTCCTCGCATGCCTCGCTGCCGAACCATGGCAACGCTGACACCGCGCTATCTTTTCATCAAATGATGTTGAAAATCGTTTTCAATTAAGTTGCCAAAAAAAGTGCACCTTGTGCACGAACGTTTTCGGAGATGGCAACGAAACCGGAAACCGTCGTTAACTATTGCCCGCCGCAGCTACCGCCACAACCACAAGAGTGGTTCACGGGCTTGATTTCGCGTTCATCCGAACGGATGTGCCGGGCCGAACCGCAGCCACCGCAACCGCCTGAGCAACCGCATCCGTCAGAAGGCTTCTTCGTAAGCTGTCTTCTGATCAAATACGCAGCGGCAGCTACTACTATCAGGGCAACCGCAAGGGTATCCCACATGTCAAAACTCCTTCCCCCGTTCTGCGGGGGCCGGTGTCAAGCTCCCCGTCCCTCAGGCGCGGGGATCGTTTTCGAGAGGTTCGCAAGTTACCTGTTCTGCCATTTCCATTCCCAGCGCCACGCACGCCTCACGCACCTTGACGCTGCAGGGGCCGCAGACTTCCACAACGGTACCGGGCGTAATGCCCAGCGCGCAGAGTCTGCCCCTCTCTCTGGAACAGCCGCAATAGCCCTTGATGGTGGCCTTGCTGCCGGCAGGTACCTTGTCCAATGTACAACAACTCATGAAGTTCCTCCGAAAACGTGACTTCCTACTATTCCAGTTGAAAATGATTGTCAAGTTCCTCAGCCTCTGAATTGAAAATAATTATCATCGCCCATGGTGTCATGACGCAGGTCACATTTTCGGACAAAATTCAAAAAAAAAGGAAGCCCATGAAGCTTCCTCTTCTTCGTTGCATGTACAACGAAAACCATCTGTAATTCTTGCCTGAAATTCTGCTGAACAAACGGAACCGCCCTGCGCCCTTCCTCTTCTCCAGACCACCAGCCCGCGGATTACAGCTGTCGCTTGTCCACCACCCGACGAATCTTGCCTTCCGTCCGTTCCAGCGTCTTGCGGCCCACAAAGACCACGTCCATGGAAACGCCAAGCTCGGAGGCCAGCTTCCGCTTGATGCCTTCCAGCGCCTCGCGCGCAACGCGCATACGGTCGAAAAGCAGGTTCTCGGAAACCTCCAGATACACCGTCGCCTTGTCGAGACGCCCTTCCCGCTCCAGAACGATCTGATAATGCGGCTCCGCACCTTCCATTGCGAAGAGCACGGTCTCCACCTGCAGGGGGAAGACATTGACGCCGCGAATGATCAGCATATCGTCGCTACGCCCGATGATACGGGCAATACGCCGGAAGCTGCGACCACACCCGCACCGCCCGGGCACAAGGCGGGTCAGGTCGCCGGTGCGGAACCGGATCATGGGAAAAGCTTCCTTGGTCAGCGTGGTGAGCACCAGTTCGCCCACCTCGCCGTCGGCAACAGGTTCTCCCGTTTCAGGATGCACGATCTCCACAAGGAAATGATCCTCGTTCACATGCAGCCCCTGCCGCTCAAGACACTCCCCGGCAACCCCCGGCCCCATGACTTCCGAAATACCGTAGTTGTCAGTGGCGGTCACTTTCAGGCGGGCCTGAATTTCATCGCGCATGGCCTCGGACCACGCCTCCGCGCCGAAGAGACCCCATTTAAGGTGCAGAGAGTTAGGGTTAACGCCCATCTCTTCCATGGTGTCCGCCAGATGCAGGGCATAGCTCGGCGTGCAGCACAGAGCCGTGGTGCGGTAGTCCTGCATGATCATGATCTGCTTGCGGGCGTTGCCACCCGAGCTGGGAATAACCGATGCGCCCAGCGCCTCCGCTCCGTAATGAAGACCGAAGCCGCCAGTGAACAAACCGTAGTTGAAGGCTATCTGCACCACGTCGTCGCGCGTCATGCCGCCCATGCCGAGAATGCGGGCCACCAGACGCGACCAGCGTTTGAGATCGTTGCGCGTATAGCCCACCACGATGGGCTTGCCCGTTGTGCCCGAAGAAGATTGCAGCCGCACGACATCGCGCAGCGGAACGGCAAACAGGCCATAAGGATAGTTGTCGCGGATGTCCTGTTTGGTGGTGAAAGGCAGCCTGCGCAGGTCGTCCAGCGAACGGAAATCGTCCGGGTCAATGCCCAGTTCGGCAAACCGCTGCCGATAGAGCGGCACATTGCGCGCCACGCGGTTCAGCGTTGCCTGAAGACGCTCAAGCTGAAGCTGCTCAAGCTCTTCCCTGTCCATGCACTCGGCATCTTTTTCAAAAAACATAACGATCACCTCTGCTAGGTATGCTGCATGCAAAGCAGGATCACGGCCAGTTCCGGGCCAATTCAGGGCCAGACCGGGGCCGGAATCACGTCAGACAGCAGGCTCCGGCTGCACTTCCCGATCAAGATCGCGCCCAAGATAGGCGCGCTGCACATCATTGTTTGCCAGCAATTCCGCTGCGGGGCCCTGCAGGAGAATGCGCCCCGTTTCCAGCACGTAGCCCCTGTCGGCTATCCGCAATGCGGCACGGGCGTTCTGTTCCACCAGCAGGACGGTGAGCCCCAGCGCATCCCGCAATTTAAGGATATGCCGAAAAATTTCCTTCGTCACCGTGGGGGCAAGCCCCATACCCGGTTCGTCCAGCAACAGCATCTTCGGCTTGGCCATGAGCGCGCGCCCGATGGCCACCATCTGCTGTTCCCCGCCGGAAAGGGTGCCCGCAGGCTGCAGCCTGCGCTCTTCAAGACGGGGGAACATGGCGTAGACCTGATCGATGTCATCCTGCACGTCCGCCTTCCTGCCCAGCCGGTGCCTGCAGAAGGAACCGAGCAGCAGATTGTCCTCCACGGTCATGGGACCGAACACCAGCCTGCCCTCGGGAACGTGGGAAACGCCCGCCCGCACAATGGCGTCCGGCTTGGCCTGCGTAATATCCTTTCCGTCAAATTCTATATTCCCGGATGCAGGCCGCATGAGGCCCGATATGGCCGTCAGCATTGTAGTCTTACCCGCTCCGTTGGCACCGATGAGCGCCACAATCTCTCCCCTGCCCACATGCAGGGAAGCACGGCGCACCGCCTGAATGCGCCCGTAGGCGAGGTCCACGTTCCGCAAGCGCAGCATGCTACACCTCCCCTTCGCCGCTTTCCAGACATTCCGGCTCATCGTCATCACCAAGGTAGGCGGCAATGACAGCGGGGTTACGCTGTATCTCCAGCGGTGTACCGGAAGCCAAAAGTTCGCCGAAGCAAAGCACGTAAATACTGTCGCTGATTCCCATCACCAGCTCCATGTCATGCTCCACCAGTGCCACCGTAATGCCCAGATCATCGCGCATGCGCCTGATGAGCCGTCCCAATTCCTGCGTCTCACGCATATTCAGGCCCGCGGCTGGTTCGTCGAGCAGCAGCAGCTCAGGGTCCGCCACGATGACGCGGGCCATTTCGAGCAGGCGCTGATTACCGTAGGCAAGTTCGCCCGCAGGCAACGAGGCCATTTCCGCCAGCCCCACAAAGTCCAGAGCCCGCATGGCCTCTTCCGCACATTCCCGTTCTTCGCGGCGGTAGCGCGGCGTCTTGAAAAAGGCATCCAGCACGCCGTATGCCCCTTTGCGGTGACGTCCGGCCATGACGTTCTCAAGAACGGTCATGTTCGTGAAGACCTCAAGATTCTGGAAGGTACGCAGAATCCCCTTTCCCGCCCGCACATGCGGCGGCAGGGAATCCACTGTCACACCGTTCAGAACAATGGAGCCCGAAGCCATGGCAACCATGCCGGTCACGGCATTCAGCAAGGTGGTCTTGCCTGCGCCGTTGGGGCCGATGATGGCCGTAATGTGCCCTTTCTCCATGGCGCAGGACACACCCTGCAGGGCCTTCACCCCGCCGAACTGCACCCCGATGCCCTCACACTGCAGCAGGATATCAGCCATGGGAACCCTCCTCCGGAGCCGCCTTCCCGCGCAAGGGACGACGCAACCTTCTGACCAGAGCCCCCAGACCACCAACCAGCCCCTGCGGCATAAACATCATGCACAACACCAGCAGCGCGCCGTATATCAGCGTTTCCACATTCTCGAACACGCGCAGAAATTCGGG is drawn from Desulfovibrio mangrovi and contains these coding sequences:
- the feoB gene encoding ferrous iron transport protein B — translated: MSRKLTVALAGNPNSGKTTAFNAITGARQHVGNYPGITVDKKQGSAFVDGREVQVIDLPGTYSLTAYTMEEVVARSVVADERPDMVIDVANAGALERNLYLAVQLMEMGAPLTIALNMMDEARKQGIRIDARKLQSLLGVPVVETVARTGEGIESLMLTAVANADRQAGKPWEPLTISYGPDLDPVLEEMVALINREQFLTDRYPARWVAIKYLENDEEIQRIGRPLGAVAAELEARAREVAEHLEATLKTYPEAVIADYRYGYISSILRQGVVSRLDALEDRLAVSDKIDQVLTHRMFGPLIMLGMLFLIYQVTFSIGEIPMGWVEAFFGWLNEAVSNILPDGMLKSLIVSGVIDGVGGVMGFVPLIMLMFMQIAFLEDSGYMARIAYMLDRVFRFFGLHGCSVMPFIVSGGIAGGCAVPGVMASRTLRSPKEKLATLLTAPFMACGAKLPVFLLIVGVFFEEHQAGVMFSLTLVGWVSALLVAKLLRSTVIRGEATPFVMELPPYRVPTFRGLMIHTWERTWQYIKKAGTVILAISILLWLAMTFPKLSVDQLATFETQRTEISAQLEAAKAEGKEIAKFEEKLTEVDNLESEEALRNSVAGRIGIAIEPLTKWAGFEWRTNIALVGGFAAKEVIVSTLGTAYSLGEVDVEEAQPLAERIANDPHWTPANAVSLLLFVLLYAPCFVTVVAIKQEAGSWGWAIFSTVFNTAFALALATAVYQLGSL
- a CDS encoding FeoA family protein yields the protein MSIILPLRELKVGQKAKIHSVTASGELGRRIRDMGLISGAEIEITGRAPLRDPVALRLIGFTLSLRNNEADYITVELL
- a CDS encoding FeoB-associated Cys-rich membrane protein, producing MWDTLAVALIVVAAAAYLIRRQLTKKPSDGCGCSGGCGGCGSARHIRSDEREIKPVNHSCGCGGSCGGQ
- a CDS encoding FeoA family protein, which gives rise to MSCCTLDKVPAGSKATIKGYCGCSRERGRLCALGITPGTVVEVCGPCSVKVREACVALGMEMAEQVTCEPLENDPRA
- a CDS encoding phenylacetate--CoA ligase family protein; the encoded protein is MFFEKDAECMDREELEQLQLERLQATLNRVARNVPLYRQRFAELGIDPDDFRSLDDLRRLPFTTKQDIRDNYPYGLFAVPLRDVVRLQSSSGTTGKPIVVGYTRNDLKRWSRLVARILGMGGMTRDDVVQIAFNYGLFTGGFGLHYGAEALGASVIPSSGGNARKQIMIMQDYRTTALCCTPSYALHLADTMEEMGVNPNSLHLKWGLFGAEAWSEAMRDEIQARLKVTATDNYGISEVMGPGVAGECLERQGLHVNEDHFLVEIVHPETGEPVADGEVGELVLTTLTKEAFPMIRFRTGDLTRLVPGRCGCGRSFRRIARIIGRSDDMLIIRGVNVFPLQVETVLFAMEGAEPHYQIVLEREGRLDKATVYLEVSENLLFDRMRVAREALEGIKRKLASELGVSMDVVFVGRKTLERTEGKIRRVVDKRQL
- a CDS encoding ABC transporter ATP-binding protein; translation: MLRLRNVDLAYGRIQAVRRASLHVGRGEIVALIGANGAGKTTMLTAISGLMRPASGNIEFDGKDITQAKPDAIVRAGVSHVPEGRLVFGPMTVEDNLLLGSFCRHRLGRKADVQDDIDQVYAMFPRLEERRLQPAGTLSGGEQQMVAIGRALMAKPKMLLLDEPGMGLAPTVTKEIFRHILKLRDALGLTVLLVEQNARAALRIADRGYVLETGRILLQGPAAELLANNDVQRAYLGRDLDREVQPEPAV
- a CDS encoding ABC transporter ATP-binding protein — encoded protein: MADILLQCEGIGVQFGGVKALQGVSCAMEKGHITAIIGPNGAGKTTLLNAVTGMVAMASGSIVLNGVTVDSLPPHVRAGKGILRTFQNLEVFTNMTVLENVMAGRHRKGAYGVLDAFFKTPRYRREERECAEEAMRALDFVGLAEMASLPAGELAYGNQRLLEMARVIVADPELLLLDEPAAGLNMRETQELGRLIRRMRDDLGITVALVEHDMELVMGISDSIYVLCFGELLASGTPLEIQRNPAVIAAYLGDDDEPECLESGEGEV